In Rana temporaria chromosome 3, aRanTem1.1, whole genome shotgun sequence, a single window of DNA contains:
- the LOC120930803 gene encoding E3 ubiquitin-protein ligase TRIM39-like produces MASADLRAELECSICLNIYTDPVTLKCGHNFCLECIDSVVDTSEGSGGYSCPECREKFQDRPALHRNRTLRNIVERLLSAQPDQAESEVFCTHCVDSPVPAVRSCLHCDVSLCYKHLRVHKKSPEHILCEPTFSMESRKCSVHKKILAYYCTEDDTCICVTCTLDGEHRGHQAEMLHKASEKKKDKLRNFLQKLLIKREETEERVQSLREHRREVEEKAAGDIERVTVLFRDLRRWQEDLEKRVLREITGPAERISISIRDLEIKKEELSRKIHHIEELCNMTDPLCDTEDGDNENRERHEKLLHDGGGLDVAGISHKLHTLSDIIGGVDVYFYIQGAADILLDVKTANNDLHISDDRKTVFWSNRNQNRPETPKRFQRYPQVLSSQSFSSGRHYWEVNVGGSVSWRVGMCHPSINRRGGQSLIGYNKKSHGLFRNGNQYSVVHNIKQIPLSTNISSNRVRIDLDYEAGRISFYDLCDPIRHLHTFTTTFTEPLCVALGVWKGGCEKSDW; encoded by the exons ATggcgtctgctgatctgagagctgagctggaatgttccatctgtctgaacatttatacAGATCCTGTAACCCTGAAATGTGGACACAACTTCTGCCTGGAATGTATTGATAGTGTGGTGGATACATCGGAGGGTTCTGgaggatattcctgtcctgaatgtaGAGAGAAGTTTCAGGATCGTCCTGCACTGCACAGGAACAGAACACTACGTAACATAGTGGAAAGGCTCCTGTCTGCTCAGCCAGATCAGGCAGAGTCTGAGGTCTTCTGTACTCACTGTGTGGactctcctgtacctgctgttagaTCCTGTCTACACTGTGATGTTTCTCTGTGTTATAAACACCTGAGAGTCCACAAAAAGTCCCCAGAACACATCTTATGTGAGCCCACCTTTTCTATGGAGAGCAggaaatgctccgtccataagaagatcctggcatattactgcactgaggatgACACCTGTATCTGTGTGACCTGCACTTTGGATGGAGAACATCGAGGACACCAGGCGGAGATGTTGCATAAGGCTTCTGAGAAGAAGAAGGATAAACTAAGGAATTTTCTGCAGAAACTTCTGAtaaagagagaggagacagaggaaagagtccagagtctgcGGGAACACAGGAGGGAAGTAGAAGAAAAAGCAGCTGGTGACATCGAGAGAGTCACTGTCCTGTTTAGAGATCTCAGGAGATGGCAGGAAGACCTGGAGAAGAGAGTCCTGAGGGAGATAACCGGGCCAGCAGAGCGGATCTCCATCTCCATCCGGgatctggaaataaagaaggaggagctgtccaggaagatacatcacattgaggagctgtgtaacatgacggatccactg tgtgatactgaggatggagataatgagaacagagagagacatgagaagctcctccatgatggagggggtctggatgTGGCTGGGATATCACACAAATTACACACGTTATCTGATATAATAGGAGGGGTAGatgtatacttctatatacagggagctGCAGACATATTATTGGATGTAAAAACGGCTAATAATGATCTCCATATATCAGATGACAGGAAAACTGTATTCTGGTCAAATAGAAACCAGAATCGTCCAGAAACACCAAAGAGGTTTCAACGTTATCCTCAGGTGTTGAGCAGTCAGAGTTTCTCctcagggagacattactgggaagtgAATGTCGGGGGATCAGTGAGCTGGAGAGTCGGGATGTGTCACCCCAGTATAAACAGGAGAGGAGGGCAGTCACTGAttggatataataaaaaatccCATGGTTTATTCAGAAATGGTAATCAGTATTCAGTGGTACATAACATTAAACAAATCCCCTTAAGCACCAATAtctccagtaacagagtcaggatagatctggattatgaggccgggcggatctccttttatgatctgtgtgacccgatccgacaccttcacaccttcaccaccaccttcactgagcccctctGTGTTGCGTTAGGTGTATGGAAAGGTGGATGTGAGAAATCtgactggtga